The following proteins are co-located in the Haloplanus sp. HW8-1 genome:
- a CDS encoding DUF7561 family protein: MSADPCDGCGTDVPVAGGAGNFWTFEAETTGGVTLELADGTEHFLCFDCIERLPDDREVTAADVAALSE; this comes from the coding sequence ATGAGCGCCGATCCCTGTGACGGCTGTGGGACGGACGTTCCCGTCGCGGGCGGGGCCGGGAACTTCTGGACGTTCGAAGCGGAGACCACCGGCGGCGTCACGCTCGAACTCGCCGACGGCACCGAGCATTTCCTCTGTTTCGACTGCATCGAGCGCCTGCCCGACGACCGCGAGGTGACCGCCGCCGACGTGGCGGCGCTGTCCGAATAA
- a CDS encoding DUF5789 family protein, translating to MRFNGTGEMIEALDYPTTTDEIIDNHGQYELELQRGTEQVGEILERLGTEEFETPEEVRLSVRSAVGHKAIGRRFYSDRDPTALGESGPTPLSL from the coding sequence ATGAGGTTCAACGGCACTGGCGAAATGATCGAAGCTCTCGACTACCCGACTACCACCGACGAAATCATCGACAACCACGGTCAATACGAACTCGAACTCCAGCGTGGCACCGAACAGGTCGGTGAGATTCTCGAACGACTGGGGACCGAAGAGTTCGAGACGCCCGAGGAGGTCCGGCTCTCGGTTCGCTCCGCGGTCGGTCACAAAGCCATCGGCCGGCGCTTCTACAGCGACCGCGACCCGACGGCTCTCGGCGAATCCGGCCCGACGCCGCTGTCACTCTAA
- a CDS encoding PHP domain-containing protein produces the protein MDVVADLHVHTPVSDGRLSLSALPGAARRAGVEVVAVTDHDRLHPGLDAPVIVRDGVTMIRGIELQVETATGRIDLLGYGAAETVALRAELDRLQRDRMCRARRMSERIEDRLGVELDVSFEPGVGRPHVARAVAESDAACDYAGAFDRLIGDDGPCYVPREVPSVERGIDLLSDACPVVSLAHPFRYADPDAALELAPELDAVERYYPYDAPVDTDRLDAVIEAHDLLATGGSDAHDRRLGVAGLDAAAYARFASYLPDAQG, from the coding sequence ATGGACGTCGTCGCCGACCTGCACGTACACACGCCCGTCTCGGACGGGCGGTTGTCGCTCTCGGCTCTCCCGGGGGCCGCGCGGCGGGCCGGCGTCGAGGTGGTCGCCGTCACCGACCACGACCGGCTCCACCCGGGGCTGGACGCCCCCGTGATCGTCCGCGACGGCGTGACGATGATCCGGGGGATCGAACTCCAGGTCGAGACGGCGACGGGACGGATCGATCTGCTCGGCTACGGGGCGGCGGAGACGGTGGCCCTACGGGCGGAGCTGGATCGACTGCAGCGCGACCGGATGTGCCGGGCGCGTCGGATGAGCGAGCGGATCGAGGACCGCCTCGGCGTCGAGCTTGACGTGTCGTTCGAACCCGGAGTGGGCCGGCCACACGTCGCACGCGCGGTGGCGGAGAGTGACGCCGCCTGCGACTACGCGGGCGCGTTCGACCGGCTCATCGGCGACGACGGGCCGTGTTACGTCCCACGTGAGGTGCCGTCGGTCGAACGCGGGATCGACCTGCTGTCGGACGCCTGCCCGGTCGTCTCGCTGGCCCACCCGTTTCGGTACGCCGACCCGGACGCGGCGCTCGAACTCGCGCCGGAACTGGACGCGGTCGAACGGTACTACCCGTACGACGCGCCGGTGGATACGGACCGTCTCGACGCGGTGATCGAGGCCCACGACCTGCTGGCGACGGGTGGGAGCGACGCCCACGATCGGCGACTCGGCGTCGCCGGACTGGACGCCGCGGCGTACGCCCGGTTCGCGTCGTATCTGCCGGATGCGCAGGGTTAA
- a CDS encoding DUF5784 family protein — MARPLRFRYAPGRWTDGRVRAEVAEPLDDNLGATSRRPWFKPPDGYDARRFDVDNGDTALFCWNDDGAYWLGNTETPSSLWRTEKYGFTEVPVAVAEWAERELLAELHEQSPWLEPYPHLSWFFLPVFLSKDGRWTTREFFSEHAAGFPDADADDALAFYESVLSTGVLDDDRETMAGKLGTSERLDLTRMAATMGEFHAAKLLADAGYDPQPEIEVTTGHSIDFQARTESGEQPLVEVTRPLPPNRRSAGTPAAAVRDTTRTKTDGQLSAHAGGVVLFVDCSSFPDDDWFAVEEARPDVGHRPVVVYRMRPDGRTAGYLKGSVPLELDAILD; from the coding sequence GTGGCACGACCCCTTCGTTTTCGATACGCCCCCGGTCGCTGGACCGACGGCCGCGTCCGCGCCGAGGTGGCCGAACCGCTGGACGACAACTTGGGCGCGACCAGTCGTCGGCCGTGGTTCAAACCGCCGGACGGATACGATGCACGTCGGTTCGACGTCGACAACGGCGATACGGCGCTGTTCTGCTGGAACGACGACGGCGCCTACTGGCTCGGCAACACGGAGACGCCGTCGAGCCTCTGGCGCACCGAAAAGTACGGCTTCACCGAAGTCCCGGTGGCCGTAGCAGAGTGGGCCGAGCGCGAACTCCTCGCGGAACTGCACGAGCAGTCGCCGTGGCTCGAACCCTACCCCCACCTCTCGTGGTTCTTCCTCCCCGTCTTCCTCTCGAAGGACGGTCGGTGGACGACACGCGAGTTCTTTTCGGAGCACGCGGCAGGGTTCCCGGACGCCGACGCCGACGACGCGCTGGCGTTCTACGAGTCGGTCCTCTCGACGGGCGTCCTCGACGACGACCGGGAGACGATGGCAGGGAAACTCGGCACGTCCGAACGGCTGGATCTGACGCGCATGGCAGCGACGATGGGAGAGTTCCACGCCGCGAAACTCCTGGCCGACGCGGGCTACGATCCCCAGCCCGAAATCGAGGTGACGACCGGCCACTCCATCGACTTCCAAGCGCGCACCGAGAGCGGGGAGCAGCCGCTCGTGGAGGTGACACGGCCGCTCCCGCCGAACCGCCGCTCCGCGGGGACGCCGGCGGCCGCCGTGCGAGACACGACGCGGACGAAGACGGACGGACAGCTGTCGGCACACGCGGGTGGCGTGGTGTTGTTCGTCGACTGTTCGTCGTTCCCGGACGACGACTGGTTCGCCGTCGAGGAGGCCCGTCCGGACGTGGGTCACCGACCGGTGGTCGTCTACCGGATGCGGCCGGACGGACGGACGGCGGGGTATCTGAAGGGATCCGTGCCGCTAGAACTGGACGCGATACTCGATTAG
- the hemC gene encoding hydroxymethylbilane synthase gives MNTRGTIRLATRESDLARRQTASVSDRLDGPHRTVETVGVSTRGDEIRDELIHRLGKTGAFVRALDERVLDGDVDAAVHSMKDMPTESPAALVVAGVPERAPADDVLVTPDGTDLDELPEGAVVGTSSLRRRAQLRRARPDLRIEPLRGNVDTRLEKLLAPELQREHERRLDAEDEDEGEHPDAFDRSVEDWFDGLAELERGAMERAVETEYDAVVLAEAGLARSGLLETVETSRLPKERFVPAPGQGAIAVTARADGAATETIHDRVDDPVSRVETTVERTVLAELGGGCIAPIGVYAVVQGEYVHVTVQVLSLDGEEAIERTADLPITDHADAAAALASELREAGAADLIERARAEAEA, from the coding sequence ATGAACACGCGCGGGACCATCCGGCTAGCGACGCGCGAGTCCGACCTCGCCCGCCGACAGACGGCGAGCGTCAGCGACCGACTCGACGGGCCACACCGCACGGTCGAGACGGTGGGGGTGTCGACCCGCGGCGACGAGATCCGTGACGAACTCATCCACCGCCTCGGGAAGACGGGCGCGTTCGTCCGAGCGCTCGACGAGCGGGTACTCGACGGCGACGTGGACGCCGCGGTCCACTCGATGAAGGACATGCCCACGGAGTCGCCGGCGGCCCTCGTGGTCGCCGGGGTCCCGGAGCGTGCGCCCGCGGACGACGTGTTGGTGACACCCGACGGGACCGACCTGGACGAGCTGCCCGAGGGTGCCGTCGTCGGCACCTCGTCGCTCCGGCGGAGAGCGCAGTTGCGCCGGGCGCGGCCGGATCTGAGGATCGAGCCGCTCCGGGGCAACGTCGATACGCGTCTGGAGAAGCTGCTCGCGCCGGAGCTCCAGCGCGAACACGAGCGGCGGCTGGACGCGGAAGACGAGGACGAGGGCGAGCATCCGGACGCGTTCGACCGATCGGTCGAGGACTGGTTCGACGGGCTCGCCGAACTGGAGCGCGGGGCGATGGAACGCGCCGTGGAGACGGAGTACGACGCCGTCGTCCTCGCGGAGGCGGGGCTGGCGCGGAGCGGGCTGCTGGAGACCGTCGAGACGAGCCGGCTCCCCAAAGAGCGGTTCGTCCCCGCGCCGGGGCAGGGCGCCATCGCGGTGACGGCCCGGGCGGACGGTGCGGCGACCGAGACGATCCACGACCGCGTCGACGATCCGGTATCACGCGTCGAGACGACCGTCGAACGGACGGTCCTCGCGGAGCTGGGGGGTGGCTGCATCGCTCCCATCGGCGTCTACGCCGTCGTCCAGGGCGAGTACGTCCACGTGACCGTACAGGTCCTCTCGCTCGACGGCGAGGAGGCGATCGAGCGGACCGCCGACCTGCCGATCACGGACCACGCCGACGCGGCGGCGGCGCTCGCGTCCGAACTGCGCGAGGCGGGCGCCGCGGACCTGATCGAGCGCGCCCGTGCGGAGGCCGAGGCGTGA
- a CDS encoding DUF5786 family protein, which yields MSMGAYDEDEHERRAQKTGQVDADFDDDRSEFRGTLSYESGDSTEALLDQFKQLQGE from the coding sequence ATGTCAATGGGTGCCTATGACGAGGACGAGCACGAACGCCGCGCACAGAAAACGGGGCAGGTCGACGCGGATTTCGACGACGACCGGTCGGAGTTCCGAGGGACCCTCTCGTACGAATCCGGAGACTCCACCGAAGCCCTCCTGGATCAGTTCAAACAGCTCCAGGGCGAGTGA
- the hemB gene encoding porphobilinogen synthase, whose product MEQTDRPRRLRRDGIRPLVSETELHATDLVAPVFVDATAEERVPIESMPGQERVPVDAAVDRVEEIMATGVEAVILFGIPASKDHEGSRAWAEDGVVQRATREITAATDATVITDVCLCEYTEHGHCGVLEADARENPTLTVDNDATLDLLARTAVSHAAAGAEMIAPSSMTDGMVGAIRSGLDDAGFEDVGIMSYAAKYESAFYGPFRDAADGAPAFGDRRHYQMDPANGQEALREARLDVEQGADVLMVKPGLPYLDVVSAVRREFDRPVAAYNVSGEYAMIHAAAEQGWLDLEATARESLLSLKRAGADLIVTYFAEDVAPDCRDA is encoded by the coding sequence ATGGAGCAGACAGACCGCCCGCGGCGACTCCGCCGCGACGGCATCCGCCCGCTGGTCAGCGAGACCGAACTCCACGCGACCGATCTGGTGGCGCCCGTCTTCGTCGACGCGACCGCCGAGGAGCGGGTGCCCATCGAATCGATGCCCGGACAGGAACGGGTCCCCGTCGACGCGGCGGTTGACCGCGTCGAAGAGATCATGGCGACGGGCGTCGAGGCCGTCATCCTCTTCGGCATCCCGGCGTCGAAGGACCACGAGGGGTCACGCGCCTGGGCCGAGGACGGCGTCGTCCAGCGGGCGACGCGCGAGATCACCGCGGCGACGGACGCGACGGTCATCACCGACGTCTGTCTCTGTGAGTACACCGAGCACGGGCACTGCGGGGTACTGGAGGCAGACGCACGGGAGAATCCCACTCTGACCGTCGACAACGACGCGACGCTCGACCTCCTGGCACGGACTGCCGTCTCGCACGCGGCGGCGGGCGCGGAGATGATCGCCCCCTCCAGCATGACCGACGGGATGGTCGGTGCGATCCGGAGCGGTCTCGACGACGCCGGCTTCGAGGACGTGGGAATCATGTCTTACGCCGCGAAATACGAGAGCGCGTTCTACGGCCCGTTCCGTGACGCCGCCGACGGCGCCCCCGCCTTCGGCGACCGTCGCCACTACCAGATGGACCCCGCGAACGGCCAGGAGGCGCTGCGGGAGGCCCGCCTCGACGTCGAACAGGGCGCGGACGTGTTGATGGTCAAACCCGGCCTCCCCTACCTCGACGTGGTGAGCGCCGTCCGCCGCGAGTTCGACCGCCCGGTCGCGGCCTACAACGTCAGCGGCGAGTACGCGATGATCCACGCCGCCGCCGAACAGGGGTGGCTCGACCTGGAGGCGACCGCCCGGGAGTCGTTGCTCTCGCTCAAGCGCGCGGGCGCCGACCTGATCGTGACCTACTTCGCCGAGGACGTCGCCCCCGACTGCCGGGACGCGTGA
- a CDS encoding NAD(P)H-binding protein, with amino-acid sequence MRVLVTGATGFVGGRLVPALVDAGHEVTVLVRDADRYDPPDGVRVVEGDLLDPASYAAALDVEAAYYLVHSMTARDDFETRDRQAATGFARAASDAGVERVIYLGGLGEERNGLSTHLRSRREVERVLATGTYALTTLRAAIIVGAGSAGFEMIRQLATRLPVMVTPRWVRTPCQPIAVDDVIAFLVGVLDAPETAGETFEVGGPEVLTYAEMLRRTGRHLGHEPIIVAVPVLTPRLSAYWVGLMTDVPWRVARPLIAGLKNPVVVHDDRLREVVPVDPTPFDGAVRRALAGEEGSRADAAPA; translated from the coding sequence ATGCGCGTCCTCGTCACCGGAGCCACCGGGTTCGTCGGCGGCCGTCTCGTCCCCGCACTCGTCGACGCGGGTCACGAGGTGACCGTCCTCGTTCGCGACGCCGACCGCTACGACCCGCCGGACGGCGTCCGGGTCGTCGAGGGCGACCTGCTCGACCCGGCGTCGTACGCCGCCGCCCTCGACGTCGAGGCGGCGTACTACCTCGTCCACTCGATGACCGCGCGTGACGACTTCGAGACCCGCGATCGGCAGGCGGCGACGGGCTTCGCCCGGGCCGCAAGCGACGCGGGCGTCGAGCGAGTGATCTACCTCGGCGGCCTCGGGGAGGAGCGGAACGGCCTCTCGACGCATCTCCGCTCGCGCCGCGAGGTCGAACGGGTGCTGGCGACGGGGACGTACGCGCTCACGACGCTCCGGGCGGCCATCATCGTCGGCGCGGGGAGCGCCGGCTTCGAGATGATCCGCCAACTGGCCACGCGTCTCCCCGTGATGGTGACGCCGCGGTGGGTGCGGACGCCGTGTCAGCCCATCGCCGTCGACGACGTGATCGCGTTTCTCGTCGGCGTGCTCGACGCACCCGAGACGGCGGGCGAGACCTTCGAAGTCGGCGGGCCGGAGGTGCTGACCTACGCCGAGATGCTCCGGCGGACGGGGCGGCATCTGGGTCACGAACCGATCATCGTCGCGGTCCCCGTGTTGACCCCGCGGCTCTCGGCGTACTGGGTCGGTCTGATGACCGACGTGCCCTGGCGCGTCGCCCGGCCGCTGATCGCGGGGCTGAAGAATCCGGTGGTGGTCCACGACGACCGACTCCGGGAGGTCGTTCCGGTCGATCCGACGCCGTTCGACGGGGCGGTTCGGCGGGCGCTCGCGGGGGAGGAGGGATCGCGCGCAGACGCGGCGCCGGCGTGA
- the hemL gene encoding glutamate-1-semialdehyde 2,1-aminomutase: protein MNHDDSRALYDRALSVLPGGVNSSVRATMPYPFFVDHGDGAHVVDADGNRYLDYVMGYGPLLYGHDLPDPVEAAIQSHASAGPMYGAPTEVEVDLAEFVTRHVPSIEMLRFVNSGTEATVSAVRLARAYTGRDKIVVMQGGYHGAQESTLVEGSPGDVHPSSPGIPDAFAEHTIPVPFNDTDTVADVFETHGDDIAAVLTEPILGNMGVVMPVDGFHESLRDLCDEYGSLLIFDEVITGFRVGGLGCAQSEFGITPDLTTLGKIVGGGFPVGAVGGRAEIVEHLTPGGDVFQSGTFSGHPVTMAAGLETLRYAAENDVYEHVNGLGEQLRAGITDVLEERAPEYTVVGTGSIFKTILTRDGSGGEGRCEAGCRQREDCPNFDACPKTGADVAAAETDRWERVFWQEMRDRGIFLTANQFEAQFVSYAHTEADVQRTIDAYQDVL from the coding sequence ATGAACCACGACGATTCCCGAGCGCTGTACGACCGGGCGCTGTCGGTGCTGCCCGGCGGTGTCAATTCGTCGGTGCGGGCCACGATGCCCTACCCGTTTTTCGTCGACCACGGCGACGGCGCCCACGTCGTCGACGCCGACGGCAACCGCTATCTCGACTACGTGATGGGGTACGGCCCGCTGCTGTACGGTCACGACCTGCCCGACCCGGTGGAGGCGGCCATCCAGTCACACGCCAGCGCCGGGCCGATGTACGGCGCCCCCACCGAAGTCGAGGTCGACCTCGCGGAGTTCGTGACCCGACACGTCCCCTCGATCGAGATGCTCCGGTTCGTCAACTCGGGGACGGAAGCGACCGTCTCCGCGGTCCGCCTCGCGCGAGCGTACACCGGACGGGACAAGATCGTCGTCATGCAAGGCGGCTACCACGGCGCCCAGGAGTCCACGCTCGTGGAGGGCAGTCCCGGGGACGTCCACCCGTCCTCGCCGGGCATCCCCGACGCCTTCGCCGAACACACTATTCCCGTCCCGTTCAACGACACCGACACCGTCGCGGACGTCTTCGAGACTCACGGCGACGACATCGCGGCCGTCCTCACCGAGCCCATCCTCGGCAACATGGGCGTGGTGATGCCCGTGGACGGCTTCCACGAGTCGTTGCGTGACCTCTGTGACGAGTACGGCTCGCTGCTGATCTTCGACGAGGTCATCACCGGCTTCCGCGTCGGCGGACTCGGCTGTGCCCAAAGCGAGTTCGGCATCACGCCGGATCTGACGACCCTCGGCAAGATCGTCGGCGGCGGCTTCCCCGTCGGCGCCGTCGGCGGCCGGGCCGAAATCGTCGAACACCTCACTCCGGGCGGCGACGTGTTCCAGTCCGGGACCTTCTCGGGCCACCCGGTGACGATGGCCGCCGGCCTCGAAACGCTGCGTTACGCCGCCGAGAACGACGTCTACGAACACGTGAACGGGCTTGGTGAGCAGTTGCGTGCGGGCATCACCGACGTCCTCGAAGAGCGCGCCCCGGAGTACACCGTCGTCGGCACCGGCAGCATCTTCAAGACCATCCTCACCCGGGACGGGAGCGGCGGCGAGGGCCGCTGTGAGGCCGGCTGTCGCCAGCGCGAAGACTGTCCCAACTTCGACGCCTGTCCCAAGACGGGCGCGGACGTGGCTGCCGCCGAGACCGACCGTTGGGAGCGGGTGTTCTGGCAGGAGATGCGGGATCGCGGGATCTTCCTCACCGCCAACCAGTTCGAGGCGCAGTTCGTCAGCTACGCCCACACGGAGGCTGACGTTCAGCGGACGATCGACGCGTATCAGGACGTACTGTAG
- a CDS encoding ammonium transporter → MLTPLQVDPSTVVSGVNNVWVLTVTFLIFFMHAGFAMLEAGQVRSKNVANQLTKNMLTWSIGVIVYFLIGAGVSGMVGGSADPFGYITGGSDAWIGWLFGAVFAMTAATIVSGAVAGRAKLRAYVTYTVVLSAVIYPVVTGLTWGGGYLSSVLGVGFSDFAGGMIVHGMGGVAGLTAAWVLGPRMDRYNDDGSANVIPGHSMTFAVLGTLILCFGWYGFNVGTAASVFVVEEGSVALGAFAETVGRVALTTTLAMGAGAIGAAGVSLLQTDKVDTLYVANGMLAGLVGITSITNLSTWWGALLVGLLAGGQLPIVFKFVEKRLKIDDVCAVYPVHGSAGALGAVLLPFVSINGFSAQVLLAQIVSVTVIGAWTIVATAAVFGVLKAIGQARVSPDHEREGLDVAEHGVDTYPEFGDQPDAVPDGGERTELRTDGGEIVRTDGGSEIKMVVAMLRPEKLGDVKQAIAEVGAPSITVTNVSGRGSQPAKKSQWRGEEYTVDLHQKVKIECVVADVPAMDVADAIRESANTGDPGDGKIFIMPVENAIQVRTGKEGPDAV, encoded by the coding sequence ATGCTGACGCCGCTGCAGGTCGACCCGTCGACCGTCGTCTCCGGCGTCAACAACGTCTGGGTGTTGACCGTCACCTTCCTGATTTTCTTCATGCACGCCGGCTTCGCCATGCTGGAGGCGGGCCAGGTGCGGTCGAAGAACGTCGCCAACCAGCTGACGAAGAACATGCTGACCTGGAGCATCGGCGTCATCGTCTACTTCCTGATCGGCGCGGGGGTCTCCGGAATGGTCGGCGGGAGTGCCGATCCGTTCGGCTACATCACCGGCGGCTCCGACGCGTGGATCGGCTGGCTGTTCGGCGCGGTGTTCGCCATGACGGCGGCGACCATCGTCAGCGGCGCCGTGGCGGGCCGCGCGAAACTCCGCGCGTACGTCACGTACACCGTCGTCCTCTCGGCGGTCATCTACCCCGTCGTGACGGGGCTGACGTGGGGTGGTGGCTACCTCTCGTCGGTGCTGGGCGTCGGGTTCAGCGACTTCGCCGGGGGCATGATCGTCCACGGCATGGGCGGCGTCGCCGGCCTCACGGCGGCGTGGGTCCTCGGTCCGCGGATGGATCGCTACAACGACGACGGCTCGGCGAACGTCATTCCCGGCCACTCGATGACCTTCGCCGTGCTGGGGACGCTCATCCTCTGTTTCGGCTGGTACGGCTTCAACGTCGGCACGGCCGCCTCGGTGTTCGTCGTCGAGGAGGGCTCCGTCGCGCTGGGCGCCTTCGCCGAGACGGTCGGTCGCGTCGCGCTGACGACGACGCTGGCGATGGGCGCCGGGGCGATCGGCGCCGCCGGCGTCTCGCTGCTCCAGACCGACAAGGTCGACACGCTCTACGTCGCCAACGGGATGCTCGCCGGCCTCGTCGGCATCACGAGCATCACCAACCTCTCGACGTGGTGGGGTGCGCTCCTGGTCGGCCTGCTGGCCGGCGGACAGCTTCCCATCGTCTTCAAGTTCGTCGAGAAGCGGCTCAAGATCGACGACGTCTGTGCGGTCTACCCCGTCCACGGGAGCGCCGGTGCCCTCGGGGCGGTGTTGCTCCCGTTCGTCTCGATCAACGGATTCTCGGCGCAGGTCCTGCTCGCACAGATCGTCAGCGTCACCGTCATCGGCGCCTGGACTATCGTCGCGACGGCGGCGGTGTTCGGCGTTCTGAAAGCCATCGGGCAGGCCCGCGTTTCGCCCGATCACGAGCGCGAAGGACTCGACGTGGCCGAACACGGCGTCGACACGTACCCCGAGTTCGGCGATCAGCCCGACGCAGTTCCGGACGGCGGCGAGCGGACAGAGCTTCGCACCGACGGCGGCGAGATCGTCCGGACCGACGGTGGCAGCGAGATCAAGATGGTCGTCGCCATGCTCCGCCCGGAGAAGCTAGGCGACGTGAAGCAGGCCATCGCCGAGGTCGGTGCCCCCTCGATCACAGTGACGAACGTCTCCGGCCGCGGTTCCCAGCCCGCCAAAAAGAGCCAGTGGCGCGGCGAGGAGTACACGGTCGACCTCCACCAGAAGGTGAAAATCGAGTGTGTGGTCGCGGACGTGCCCGCGATGGACGTCGCGGACGCCATCCGCGAGAGCGCGAACACGGGCGACCCCGGCGACGGCAAGATCTTCATCATGCCCGTCGAGAACGCCATCCAGGTCCGGACGGGCAAGGAGGGGCCCGACGCGGTCTGA
- a CDS encoding DUF7530 family protein has translation MTGSDGDVNRRTATGNGDGPTFGDAWVYESLVGGIPGLRLTTRQAVSVQVVLFETLVLGVGAGYGLPARAVGAGTVAVGVAAAGSVAMLRIGAAARGATLSAAHRRLLFGSSVEVLFGVLSFTALTAYLVGGGAPTPLATLVGTEAPPVPVVFVALLLLWDLCYRSGTAWWAALVSLWRSGRYRVDAETARRCRRIDAATAGFALLELALVPVVWGDTLLVGALVSHVGAVAVVVTAATIRLRTAE, from the coding sequence GTGACGGGGAGCGACGGGGACGTGAACCGGCGGACCGCGACGGGCAACGGCGACGGACCGACCTTCGGCGACGCCTGGGTGTACGAGAGCCTCGTGGGGGGGATTCCCGGTCTCCGACTCACGACTCGGCAGGCCGTGAGCGTCCAGGTCGTCCTCTTCGAGACGCTCGTGTTGGGCGTCGGCGCCGGCTACGGCTTGCCGGCACGGGCCGTCGGCGCCGGCACCGTCGCAGTCGGCGTCGCCGCGGCGGGGAGCGTCGCCATGCTCCGCATCGGGGCGGCGGCACGCGGGGCCACCCTCTCGGCCGCCCACCGTCGGCTCCTGTTCGGGTCGAGCGTCGAGGTGCTCTTCGGGGTGCTCTCGTTCACCGCGCTGACGGCGTACCTGGTCGGCGGGGGGGCACCGACGCCGCTCGCGACCCTCGTCGGCACCGAGGCGCCGCCCGTCCCCGTGGTGTTCGTGGCGCTGTTGCTCCTCTGGGACCTCTGTTACCGGTCGGGGACGGCCTGGTGGGCCGCGCTGGTCTCGCTGTGGCGGTCGGGCCGCTATCGGGTCGACGCCGAGACGGCGCGCCGATGCCGACGAATCGACGCCGCCACGGCCGGGTTCGCCTTACTGGAACTGGCACTCGTCCCCGTCGTGTGGGGGGACACGCTGCTGGTCGGGGCGCTGGTGAGTCACGTCGGCGCCGTTGCGGTGGTGGTGACGGCGGCGACGATACGGCTGCGGACGGCGGAATAG
- a CDS encoding DedA family protein, producing MPTPLQVAQLPTTLRELLAADYGLLVLFAVFVLEGAMLLYVVPSELVVPGALALLGGSVANAVIVVAVAVAGATVGQFALFTLAKRAGRERLLQSRWFRVSDDALARFEGWFDRWGPVVVPVSNTLLFTRGMVTVPAGLADMDDRRFVALSALGTLSFEAILAGLYLWFGTVL from the coding sequence GTGCCCACGCCGCTCCAGGTCGCACAGTTGCCCACCACCCTCCGCGAGTTGCTCGCCGCCGACTACGGCCTCCTCGTCCTCTTCGCCGTGTTCGTCCTCGAAGGGGCGATGCTGCTGTACGTCGTGCCGAGCGAACTCGTCGTCCCGGGGGCGCTCGCCCTCCTCGGCGGGTCCGTCGCGAACGCCGTGATCGTCGTCGCCGTCGCCGTCGCCGGCGCGACGGTCGGCCAGTTCGCCCTGTTCACGCTGGCCAAGCGTGCGGGACGGGAGCGGCTGCTCCAGTCGCGGTGGTTCCGCGTTAGCGACGACGCCCTCGCACGCTTCGAGGGCTGGTTCGACCGCTGGGGGCCGGTGGTCGTCCCCGTGAGCAACACGCTCCTGTTCACGCGGGGGATGGTCACGGTGCCCGCCGGCCTCGCCGACATGGACGACCGCCGGTTCGTCGCCCTCTCGGCGCTCGGGACCCTCTCCTTCGAGGCGATTCTGGCCGGGCTGTATCTCTGGTTCGGAACGGTGCTGTGA
- a CDS encoding DUF6757 family protein — translation MNCHYCDREAAYAAEKEGIRVGLCENHFRERLEELAESDDLAALREKIDIDRTE, via the coding sequence ATGAACTGCCACTACTGCGATCGCGAGGCCGCCTACGCGGCGGAGAAGGAGGGGATTCGCGTCGGCCTCTGCGAGAACCACTTCCGCGAGCGGTTGGAGGAACTCGCGGAGTCGGACGACCTCGCCGCGCTCCGCGAGAAGATCGACATCGATCGGACCGAGTAG